The genome window ATTGTGGATAGAATGATAACTTATAACATCTGTCAGTCAAACAGTATGCCTATTGGTACAGGAAAAATGAGGACAAGAGATGAACATTAGCTCATTTATTCGCAGTCACAAGGGGTGTGTCTACATTACTATAATATTTCCCATTAGATTTATTTTTAAACGCTCAACATTGGTTTTAGGTCCCCTTTAACTTTTTCTTGCATCTAAGTTACTTTGAGGTTGTTTTTTTCGCCATGTGGTTTCACAGCTTCATTTGGCCTTTCGAATACAATCTTCATCTTCAAAGCTGTCTTTAAGCGTCATCGTCTTCAGCCTCCTCCTCGaactctccctcttcctcagCGGTGGCGTCCTGGTACTGCTGGTACTCAGACACCAGGTCGTTCATGTTGCTCTCTGCCTCAGTGAACTCcatctcatccatgccctctccaGTATACCAATGCAAGAAGGCCTTGCGGCGGAACATGGCAGTGAACTGCTCAGAGATACGCTTGAACAGCTCCTGGATGGCTGTGCTGTTGCCGATGAAGGTGACAGACATCTTTAGACCCCGGGGTGGGATGTCGCAGACAGCGGTCTTCACATTGTTGGGGATCCATTCCACGAAGTAGCTGCTGTTCTTGTTCTGGATATTAAGCATCTGCTCGTCCACCTCCTTCATGGACATTTGGCCCCGGAACACTGCGGCCACAGTAAGGTAGCGGCCGTGACGAGGGTCGCAGGCTGCCATCATGTTTTTTGCATCGAACACCTGCTGGGTAAGCTCGGGCACGGTGAGGGCACGGTACTGCTGGCTGCCCCTGCTGGTGAGGGGGGCGAAGCCGGGCATGAAGAAGTGCAGACGGGGGAAGGGCACCATGTTGACGGCCAGTTTGCGAAGGTCAGCGTTGAGCTGGCCAGGGAAGCGCAGGCAGGTGGTGACGCCGCTCATGGTGGCTGACACCAGGTGGTTGAGGTCACCATAGGTGGGCGTGGTCAGTTTGAGCGTGCGGAAGCAGATGTCATAAAGGGCCTCGTTGTCGATGCAGAATGTCTCATCTGTGTTCTCCACAAGCTGGTGAACGGAGAGGGTGGCATTGTAGGGCTCCACCACTGTGTCTGATACCTggaaagaaacaaagagagagagagattaaagtaCTTTATATTATCCACCTCATCAAGTACATTTGTATTGAAGCATTAAAAAAATGAAGACACACTCAATATACACTacggttcaaaagtttggggccacttagaaatgtccttgtttttgaaagaaaatcaaattttttgtccaataaaataacatcaaattgaacagaaatacagtgtagacattgttaatgttgactgttgttttgcggatactatttaatgaagctgccagttgaggacttgtctgtttctcaaactagacactgtcatgactgtcctgatcaggtgaccacaaccctacagattatctctcaaccccaacagaggaggagagatctaggggtctgaagatgtggggggtTTATGACCCCTCATGCCCCTGGTAAATttcaggccacagacaaattcctttgtcctgttactatggagaaccagcctcagaacattaaacatgaaataaagggactttggaacaatggttttcgtcagccacaatggtggtcatgacgatagatggaatatgaaaatgtatgtcatttttgttttgttattaaaggttaatagatgacattattatgaaaacattgtaacgtgaagagttttcccagtatatgtttgatgtttatacattgtacgttgtatggaaaatatccaaatcaaagagaatgttttgggaaagatgaaatgtgaagttagttgtctaaaattggatttgagtaaaatctagaccttgccCTCATAACTTGGTatgcccagagaattgccctaaaggcggttacgcccacttctgacacgagggtataaaacctgtgagtaaagAATTTCCAGAGAAAACTACGTGTCCCAAACTGCAGCCACGGTCTAAAAAGTAAACGAACCCAGAACGCAACACAAGTTTAAAGACAAAGAAatatttttctacccaagctacggaggagtagctgtgtctaagcgggtgaattcaagccGGACCCCCCCTTTCATCCAATCCCAGCGAATCAGGGTATCTAAACGGTTTCATCCCTATGCTGTgggctctgagctacagagctgtcggtcctcagaagaccccttccagagcaagggtgagggaacagactcaTAAGCCAAAAGGATGCTGACATCGTGACGACGACCAGAAAGGTGAGCCGGGAAAGTGCGTCATCGAGCAGCCTGAACGGTCCACACAGAGAATCCTCGGAGGTCCtccccacgtaattacatcattatattctgacccataagagtggCAGTTTGgtgcaaggctagggttagaatagcatagctgacaaattcacccaaatgtatatttctcgtgtactttcttttttctctctctctttgaaatccccattttgggtaacacgcgccatagtgtgttggcccgttatactaagttctaataaATAGCCTACAATGTGTTTCgtctatgtgtatcttttatcatcattttagctttctcGTAAATAATTATTCAACTAAGATTGGGGTGGtatgaactcattggtgagacccggatCCATGCAGATTCACAGACTAtacgacgttcagaacgagattgtagaggtaactggttaatttgcggctgttgtaaaatcgatattctgatattctttgagttaatttgggaaatagaaactcaataaaaacttgttttcccatggtgccccaggttaatgagttgaTAACCAACGTGATTCAGGCAATCACGCAACTAGAAACTTTTAATCATTTGATGAGCAACAGTCGTCatattaactaatacaacgtcacgacaacactctaatgtactgtacttgtcctcttgctcctcccactcctctttctattctggttagtgccagtttgctctgttctgtaaagggagtagtacacagtgttgtactagatcttcagtttcttggcaatttcttgcatggaatagctttcatttctcaggacaagaatagactgacgagtttcagaagaaagttatttgtttctggccattttgagcctgtaatcgaacccacaaatgctgatgctccagatactcaactagtctaaaggccagttttattgcttctgtaatcagcacaacagtttttagctgtgctaacataattgcaaaagggttttctaatgatcaactagcttttttaaattataaacttggattagctaacacaacgtgccattggaacacaggcgtgatggttgctgataatgggcctctgtacgcctatgtaaatattccattaaaaaatcagccGCTTCCGGGGCCTCCCGGTTGGCGcggtggttaagggcgctgtactgcagtgccagctgtgccatcagagtccctgggttcgcgaccaggctctgtcgtaaccggccgcgaccgggagatccgtggggtgatgcacaattggtctagcgtcgcccgggttagggagggcttggtcggtaagggtgtccttgtctcatcgcgcaccagcgactcctgtggcgggctgggcgcagtgggccaggtgcacggtgtttcctccggcgcattggtgcggctggcttccgggttggatgcgcactgtgttaagaagcagtgcggcttggtggggttgtgtatcggaggacgcatgactttcaaccttcgtctctcccgagcccgtacgggagttgtagcgatgagacaagatagtagctactacaacaattggataccacgaaattggggagaaaaaggggtaaaacacttttttttttaagtaaaataaaaaatattttaaaaatcagCCGCTTCCAGcttcaatagtcatttacaacattaacgtctacactatatttcggatcaacttgatgttattttaatggacaaaaaaatgtattttctttcaaaaacaaggacatttctaagtgaccccaaacgtttgaacgatAGTGTACATAGTAAAAAAAAATGACTGCAAGATATTAAACACATTTGAACAATACACATTTATGGGTTTCTTATTCTTTGATAATTCAGTGCACAAATGGTTGCAGAGGTCTGAATTGCAAGTACGGCTGACATGATAGTACTTTTGGTGAGGGCACCACGCTGAAGGTGTTCATGATGCGGTCAGGGTACTCCTCTCTGATCTTGCTGATGAGCAGGGTGCCCATACCCGACCCCGTGCCTCCACCCAGGGAGTGGGTGAGCTGGAAACCCTGCAGGCAGTCACAGTTTTCTGACTCCTTCCTCACTACATCCAAGACAGAGTCCACCAGCTCTGCTCCCTCTGTGTAGTGGCCCTTTGCCCAGTTGTTACCAGCACCGCTCTGGCCTGAAGGAAGGGGGGAAGGGAGTAATAGGAAGGAAAATACATTTCACTTATATTGTATATGAAACAAATCTAGTAATGATAATCaatagcacccccccccccacactaatAAATTATTACATTCTACTGGGTTCTCTTGGGTGCCTAGTTCTAACATATATTTTTCACATTTTCTGTTATATCAATCCCCATCCATTGCCTACAAACAGTTTGTATGTCCACCTACCAAACACAAAGTTGTCTGGCCTGAAGATCTGTCCAAAGGGTCCAGACCTCACAGAATCCATTGTGCCAGGCTCAAGGTCCACGAGGATAGCCCTGGGCACATATTTACCACCtccatgagagacagagacagaggagaggagggaaaagacATCAGCTGAAAACTgcaagaaaccattactaaaacAACTCTCCACCAGCATAGCCATATAGACTGGGTTAAATATGCTTCATATTAAAATGTGGCAGGATCATGGCAATTTAGGAGTGTGGTACCTGTTGCCTCATTGTAGTAGACACTGATTCTGTCCAACTGCAGGTCGCCATCTCCATGGTAGGTGCCTGTGGGGTCAATCCCGTGCTCATCGCTGATCACCTCCCAGAACTATAGACACACAATTGATGACAGCACATCAGTTTCCTAGGTTCATATGCCACACTGTGGTTAGACCAGGGCTTGAATAAAAGCCTGCAGTAACTGAATGATGGATGGCAAGCTTGATATAAAATATTTCAACATTACAACCATATACTTTTGTCTTTATTAAATTATTATGTTGGTTCCACTTTTCTGGGCTCCATTATGTACTTAAAACAAATAAGGAATACTCAAAATGTGCACTTATAAATCCTAACAATTTAAATCAAAATACAGCTGTAGACAGAAGTCAAAGATCAATCATTAAACATACAACTGATGTCTCTCCTGAGTTCTGCAAAATAGAAAAAGTCCAAGTTGTTTAATATGCTTGCAGTCAACCCCTAGTGATGTAACTGCCTACATCAATACCTTCTACTCATGAGACCAAGCCCATGCATATACAGTTTTACAAACTTGCAGGAGAGACACTAGTTCCAGTGTTTTCTAAGGTCTCAGCAGTAATTTTCCACTCCCCAAGTTGCTTTTTTTTATACCTGCTTCTGAAATGTCGCGCTCTCTCCTTAAGCAACGGTCCATTCGCACTGGTACACAcgcagcacacacagacacgcactgaAAGGTCATTCGGATAATGGCTGATATGTACATTTTGAAGTGATTGATAATATTTAAGTGTGCCTTCATGAAATTATTAAACTAATTTCCATGACTTTACAAACCCTCATTTAACAACTAGGAACAGTGCATCATGTGCATTCAAATTGGCGCATTTTAAATCTACATAATCTCAAATAGCCTACTCAATTTATTTGGCCTCGGTGTGTGAATCTGGAACAGCAATAGGCTACTTTTACTTTTGTAGAGGAGCTGGAATGCAATTTCCCAAAAATTAGAAGTGCCGGTATGGACAGCTCCGGTACTGTCAGCTCCGGTACTGACAGCTCCGGACCAAATCAAGCACTGAATGTAACACCATAGAGTGGTCAATTTGCTGCAGGCCTCACACCATCAAGGGCCCTCATGAGCAGGGCATTTTTTCACATAGATTTTTTTTAGAGCTTTCTTATATCACTTAGATAGAGGACAGATACATCAAAACATACTTCCTTTTTACTAAATGTTTGACTTTTTTTACATGTATGCATCTGTTGTTCAATGTGTGTctgtgggctaatagcagtaaggccaaatgtAATGTTtcatgtactgaacaaaaatataaacccaacatgcaacaatttcattgattttactgagttacagctcAAAGGAGTAAATGAGTCAactgaaatgaattcattaggccctaatatatggatttaacatgactgggaatacagatatgcatctgttggtcacagataccttaaaagaaaattGGGCCTCGCAATGGGATTCAGGATCTCTTGAcagtatttttgtgcattcaaattgccatcgataaaacaaaattgtgttcgttgtctgtagtttatgcctgccaataccataaccccactgccatcAATGACACCAGCAAACTGCTcgacgccatacacatggtctgcggttgtgaggtcggttggatgtactgccaaatgatctaaaacgatgttggaggtggcttaagGTAGAGAAATgaaaatgatctggcaacagctatggtggacatttctgcagtcagaatgccaataGCACGcttcctcaacttgagacatccaTGCCATTGTGTTGTAtaacaaaactacacattttagagtggccttttattgtccccagcacaaggtgcacctgtgtagtgatccgcttcttgatatgccacacctgtcaggtggatggattatcttggcaaaggaaaaatgctcacgaatggggatgtaaacaaatatgagtacaacatttgagagaaataagctttttgttcatatggaacatttatgggatcttttatttcagctcatgaaacatgggaccaacactttagatgttgcatttatatttttgtattttgttttatacctacaggggtcctaaaattcgaAATCAAATAGATAAATGATCCTTGCCATGACTATTAAGCTAACAATTCCATGTTACCTTAATAGAAACCCATCCCTGGGCCCATAGACTATTTAGTAAAATGACAGGTGCAGCTGATAATACTGCCATCGTCTTCGAGGCAGAGGACATgcatgtgtagcccatgtatgtGATGCTCTGCAGCAATAAAGATTATGGCATGTCATACTCTGttttggccagacagcatcaaacacatgggctacacatagtaagacagaggggcgctgtcagatgaaaacatcatgactggttgtgttcatggcACATTAAAAGGTCATATATTTGTACAGTTAAATTACGTCTTTACCATAATTCCATAAAAAGACTGGCCTCCAAATCACCAAGTCGGTCCTGGGTCAATTGAAATATTCATAGACTGAGATAGATGGTTATAATAGTGTTATTTGAACAGAGGAGGTGTTTAAAAGGTCATGTGAGGAGAGGGATAGAACACAAATGACCCACAGATCTGTTCTTAGACAAACAGGAAAATTAAATCCATTTGCATGCAGTCAGAGTTCATTGAGAAAGCTGATCATCTCTAGATCTGTAATCATGTCTAGTTCAGCCCTTGAGGAgtatgcattgtgtgtgtgtgtctgtgtgtctgtgtgacctTTTGTTTCAGACATTTGTTTATGTCGGTGTCTCTGCTGATTTTCTGTAAACAGCAGCATTAAGGGAGGATTTGGGATAATCTGGATAAACAGTCTGTATATCAGATCAGTAAGAGAGATTTGAGGGTACTCAACTGTATGGACTCAATATACAGTAGCAATCAGTGTTTTGATAAACCCTGTAGGCTCAGGCAATATGACCAAGTGACCTTaatctgagagagagcgagagagggagagagtcagagaaagaggatGAGTGAGGGACAGCCATAGATAGGATAGATGGTTATCAGGGAGAAATGAGAATAATTGCTTTGAAAGAATGGGAACAATGGCCAGGAAAGCGGACGGTGCCACACCCACTCTCCTATGCCTTCAACTGGGCTGTCAGTCAGAGCCGGCCAGTGGCCATCCAACTCAATGACACCCTAGTGGGGGGTAGCATCCTCTCTGTCAGGCCACCAGTAATGTTATTCTAACTAACGCTTTACTAGACAAACAGTTACATGGACACCAGCGAGGATCACTGTCCATTGAAGTAGTTTACATTCAATGTGGATTTCAATTGAATGTGAAATTGTATTGATCTCAGAGACATGCGATGTATATGTATGACCTGATTGTATCATCAACCTGTATACTGGAGCTGCCTTCTTGGCCAAGTCTCCCTACAAAAAAAGAGATTCATTGTTTCAATAGGACTTCTCAGTCTAAAGAAAAGTTGAATGAAAAGAATAGACGGTGCCATGGCGTAATCcaaaggaaaatgttttattcatagggcacctctctctctctttcttacacaCTCCCCTTCTTGTCCATCACTCGCTCTAGCTCTTTCTTCTcatctcggtctgtctctcttcctccagtaGTATCAGATTAAATCGGTGTTGAACCCAGTGACTTCACCGTCTGTTCCATCAGctgtttcctctgtctgtatgtccctCCCCCACCCCATCCGCCCCTAATTTGGTTAGGGGAGGACAGACATTGATTAGGATGAGGCGGGCAGTGCTACTGTACGGTCCTGCTTTTTAAATGGACATGATTCAAATCAACGCTAGCAGTGGGAAACGCCTCTGCCATCATGATAATGATGAGCTGTACTGTGTGTCTGAAGAAGGAATGAGCTTGGTATGGTTCTGTGGCTCTATAACAACCATGGACCTAGGGTCGTCATGACAACCTGATACAGAGAATATGGATTTTATTGGTCTGACTGGACCATTATGTCCTCCATTTTAGGCCTAGACTGTCAAACAGTTTCACCCATTGGCCTATGAGAgactgggtggggttggggtacTTCTATCTGATGATGTCAAGGCTTATTGTACATGGGAAATGGACCACTAACACAAACCAGTCATTCCCTACAAAATAAAGAATATGATCTCAAAGTGAACAAACATTTTGTTAACATTTTGTCTCTCCAATTTGGTAAAGCCCAAACAACTGACAGCCCTCTCGAAATGTATTTTATCCCCTTTCCATCATTGTAAATTATGCACGCCCCACTCTTCTGAATACTCCTTTGCACCACCTCTCACACACCAATGGAAAACTCTGTCAGCATCTACACACCCTGCTGGAATAAATCGAATCGATATATCGATCCAATATATGAAGGAAAACATGTCATATGGCTCTTGCGCATAGCAGGCTACACGAATAGATGTGATTGTCTTGAACGCAAGTTTCCTATATGCGAGGCAAAAGGGGCAAGTCACCATTATATTGAACGCAAGTTTCTCACATATGCAGGCAAAAGGGGCAAGTCACCATTGCAGTTTGACAGACTTAGACACGGGAATAATAGGTTGAGTTCAGACAATCATGAGAGAGCAGCTTTAATGCGACCTGCAGACGCAGAAACGTCCGGTGGTGAGAAAGAAATCCTGTCCGGATAGTCAGAGAACCCTGTTAAACCGATATTCCTAGACAATTGCACACCGCAATTCCACACAccggctcacacacacacatacatttatcaAATAGTTTTTAATTGTGGAGTTACAATACTTTAACAAATGGTAGCAATCACACACCCAATTAACTCTGCATATTGTATAAAATAATATTGCAATAGGCTTAATAGTCTCCAAATAAAATGGTAGCCTAATAGGGTGAATGTGACAGGATGATTATCCCATTCTTTGTATTAGGTTTCAGTTGTGTTGATTAATTTGAAACAAGCCTTTACTATACTATAGACGGTCAATTCAATACATTTATCCAAACCATTGTAGTTGTATTACTGAGGATGTACGGTTTTATTATTAAGTTAAAAAATGAAGCCACTACCACTTTTTGTGATGAATTTTTTTAAAAAGCATAGTGGTCTCATCTCGCGCTATATAATAATCTGATGTATCAAATCCAACCGGACAAAAACAAAATCTATTAAACTGCAACAGTTAGACGAATATAGAAGTTCACAATTAGGATGATGAATGTATAGGTTCTTACCTTGGCCCCAATCTGGTTACCGCACTGGCCTGCTTGAATATGCACGATTTCCCTCATCTTGACTGTGAGAAATTttgagacacaaagagacagtgAACCATGAAGACCCAACCGAACTAGTGTGGACAATGGTTTTGGCCATCAGCACAAACAATGATGTCATTTTCGTACGGTAATGAGGAAACCTTCAAAATAAAAGGCCGCATTTCAAAACATTGCAATGTGGATAACTAATTCAAAAGATAATGCATTTTATTCACTGGACACCTTTATTGTGAAATCAAGAAAATGCATTGAGTAATTTatgaaaacaaataaaaaatatgatataataataaataaaataaaaatatatatatatatatacaccaataATGAAAAAAAATACAATGTTGACATTGGTATGTTGAGAAAattgggctgtagagagagaactGTTCTACCTGTCTTAGCTAAAGTGGGGTGGAAAATACTCAGTAGGGTCTCTACTAACCAAATGTGTAGTTTTGGATAGGATTGTGTCGTACATACCCAGCAACACACCTTTAAATAGTCTGGTACTATCCCATGGTTCTGAAATCATTGCACAAAAAtgaacaaaaacatatttttacaaGTTAAATGTAATTCATATTTAACCAGGCTATTAAGACACAGTATAATCAATCACACATTCTGAACAGCAATGGAGAAATATATTTACAAGTTGTTTGCCAATATGTGATTCTTATCTATTAAGGTTTGCAGTACACAGCAAAGGCATAGGACTATTACTTAGTTTTAAAAGATTATAACAAAGACAATATTATTTACAAGCTATATTGTCATTATTATGGATCAAGGTCAGCAAAGGGTCTTTTTGTAGAGTTAAAATGTACTACAGGAGACAACAAGGCTACATGGCTAACAGTACACAGTATAATGAAGCTTTCAGAATGACAATGGAGAACATTCTTTTCAAGTTATAGGCCTCTATGTTTAGCTTTTTCTATCAAGGTTAGCAGTATATATTAAAGGTCTATTAATCACGTTAAACCAATAACAGAGACAAGATTTAATGATAATACATAATAAAGAGAGGTGTTTATTATCTATCAAGGTCAGTAATCATTTTCTGTAGAGTGTAAAATGTATTAAGTAGTCATTTTCTCTCTGATAACTCTGATATAAAACATACTCGCCCATGCCATTGTGACAAAGCGTATTCACATTGCCCTCTAATGAGACAACTTTAGAGAATACACATAAACACCACAATTACTACCGTCTGGCTGTTTTCTAAAATAGGGCACTGATGAGGAAATTCATAGTTTAGTGTCACATCCACCACAAATTCATGCATTGCCAGAAACTGTAATGCCAGTGTCATGGATCCCCCCGTGCTGCTGTTCATTCAGTTCACCAGCTCCGGAGGTCTACCTCACCGTCCTTCTAGGTGTCACTGAACTGGATCATTACCcccaaccccggactgtcttgtctcattacacacacctggttcccattccccctgattagtatgtgtctatatgtgccctctgttgaTTATTGTCCCATGTCTATTGAGCTTGTGAGTATCTGTGCTCTGTAGTATCGGCTTTCGCGCTACGTGTTATTGggcacttgttattacgggtctcgtacCGTATATTATTTAGAGGTTTACACCTCGCTATTTTATTTGGTTTACATCCCTTTTATGTGTGTTGGGCTTCGTCGTTTTCACGATGTCCTTTATTTTGGGTGGAGAAATAAAACCTTCTATTACGTATTCCTGAGCATGTCTCCTATCCTTATACAGCGACAGCCGGGTATTTCTGAAGTGGAAGTAGTTTACCCTTTCTTTTTGGCTTAATGGCTCCACCATTGTAATGCAATTACTGCTGTTAACTATGTGTTGcatatctatggctataactgTCCAATGTGGTTAAGTTCACAGGCACACCCATGCTCaaaagccaccaattgtgcaccaTTTCAGGCACTTTTGGCGTCATCTCTTTTGCTGTCACAAATCAGACTCTGTAATTCCTGACTTGCTAAAGAGGCAAGGGACACTAACACATTGATCCTTCAAATGTGACTTCAAAAGATCACTGCATGGTAATTATTTTATCCTTAAACCCCTTGTCATTGCTTAATAGTCCGCTTTAGTAGGTTCTGGGGTTtaggggttctgtagctcagttggtagagcatggcgcttgtaacgccagggtagtgggttcgatccccgggaccacccatacgtagaatgtatgcacacatgactgtaagtcgctttggataaaagcgtctgctaaatggcatatattattattatattattatattatattaggtgGCGGTGGAAGAGTTACAGTTGCCTTTGGAATAGGACGTTTAGAGCTAGATGAGTCACTCTTTGTGCATTTGTCAGAGCACAGATCATTTTGTTCAGAAAGACAGAAAAATACTACTTTTTCACTTATGATACCAGATCGAACACAGCTTGCGTCAGGAGTTCTTGGACCTTCTCTAAGGTAATACTACGTTGAAGAGAAAGAAGTGGGTGAAGTAAGGAGTCACCAGTACTCGGTATTAAACCTGTTGCCCACCACAAGAGACTCATTTAAGTTTTCCAGACTGAGGAATTCCAATAACATATATTTTAAGTGTTTTAAATATAGCCTACACAATAACTTTTAACATGCCACTATTTATGTACACTTTTAAAAGATCTTGGTATAAATAATACAATATGTCAAATTATCCATTTATTATTTCAGAGGTGGTtgcaatgtcacaccctgatctggttcacctccttgtgtctccaccccctccaggtttcgctggtgtatatatccctgtcttgtttgccaagtcaaccagtgtttttcCTTGCTCCTATTTTTCCCCAGTCTGTttgtttctagtcctcctggttctGACCCTCGCCTGTGACTCAGAACCCGCTTGCCTGACTaccagcctgcctatccccttgtactgttttGGACTCGGATCTGGtttctgacccctgcctgacctcgagactgcctatcgtctggtactgtttggactctgaccagGTTTATGAACTTTCGCCTGTCCCCGACCTACCTTTGCCTACTCcctttgttataataaatatcggagctctaacatctgcctcctgtgtctgcatttgggtctcccCTTTTGCCCTTACAAGCAATGCAGTGAAAAACAGTTGTACTCCACTAAAGTGCAAAACAAATTGATATTCCCAAATGTAGTATGTCTTTGCAGGGGGACTTGTGAACGTGCTGCCGTTATATCCTATTGCTAGGAGAATGGTAATCCTCTGAACTGGGTCCAGAGTGAGGCTGGAGATGGAGTCATTTTCATATCATAGGGTGGGGATCAATTATATTTCCATTCATACCCCATTCACGAAGTGTATTGAATTTGTACTTATGAACAAACCACTAAATGACTACTTATGAACATTACATTTACCCTAGCTCTGTGTAATttcaaaaactttttttttggggggggggggggggggagtccaACTGAAGGTGTCATTAAAAAATGCATCCTATCCCCAACATTAACGAATATTTTCACATGACCCACCCCTTGTACT of Oncorhynchus gorbuscha isolate QuinsamMale2020 ecotype Even-year linkage group LG15, OgorEven_v1.0, whole genome shotgun sequence contains these proteins:
- the LOC123997882 gene encoding tubulin beta chain-like; the protein is MREIVHIQAGQCGNQIGAKFWEVISDEHGIDPTGTYHGDGDLQLDRISVYYNEATGGKYVPRAILVDLEPGTMDSVRSGPFGQIFRPDNFVFGQSGAGNNWAKGHYTEGAELVDSVLDVVRKESENCDCLQGFQLTHSLGGGTGSGMGTLLISKIREEYPDRIMNTFSVVPSPKVSDTVVEPYNATLSVHQLVENTDETFCIDNEALYDICFRTLKLTTPTYGDLNHLVSATMSGVTTCLRFPGQLNADLRKLAVNMVPFPRLHFFMPGFAPLTSRGSQQYRALTVPELTQQVFDAKNMMAACDPRHGRYLTVAAVFRGQMSMKEVDEQMLNIQNKNSSYFVEWIPNNVKTAVCDIPPRGLKMSVTFIGNSTAIQELFKRISEQFTAMFRRKAFLHWYTGEGMDEMEFTEAESNMNDLVSEYQQYQDATAEEEGEFEEEAEDDDA